The Labrus mixtus unplaced genomic scaffold, fLabMix1.1 SCAFFOLD_65, whole genome shotgun sequence genome includes a window with the following:
- the LOC132967151 gene encoding interleukin-8-like: MTSTQLIIMTTLCFCIVSLQASPRSGCLCIRTTSSYIPVRVIDRIEVIPVTGYCRWTEVIVTRKNGSKVCADPNGKWAEAVLHTLLKIKTSGVTPGPQRPGPSTQR; the protein is encoded by the exons ATGACATCTACACAGCTGATCATCATGACAACTCTCTGCTTCTGCATCGTGAGCCTGCAAG CTTCTCCCAGATCGGGATGTTTATGCATACGGACCACCTCGTCCTACATCCCTGTACGAGTCATCGACAGAATCGAGGTGATTCCAGTTACAGGATACTGTCGCTGGACAGAAGTCAT agtgACGAGGAAGAACGGCTCTAAAGTTTGTGCCGATCCAAACGGGAAGTGGGCCGAGGCCGTGCTCCACACTTTACTGAA GATAAAGACCTCTGGTGTAACCCCTGGACCCCAACGCCCCGGACCCTCAACCCAGAGATGA